From one Hypanus sabinus isolate sHypSab1 unplaced genomic scaffold, sHypSab1.hap1 scaffold_2362, whole genome shotgun sequence genomic stretch:
- the m6pr gene encoding cation-dependent mannose-6-phosphate receptor isoform X2, which produces MVSCEPGVVSAQFKVVLEQREKVSDCFYLFEMDSSLACPRTVTKLSTGSVLLILFVTLLCLYLLGGFLYQRLVLKAKGIDQFPNHSFWQEDGCDLVFRSKSRSPPPSYRGVGSQPLGGADDEEEDERDEHLLPM; this is translated from the exons ATGGTTTCCTGCGAGCCCGGCGTGGTCTCG GCCCAGTTCAAGGTGGTCCTCGAACAGCGGGAGAAAGTCTCGGACTGCTTTTACCTTTTCGAGATGGACAGCAGCCTGGCCTGTCCCAGGACCGTCACGAAACTCAGCACCGGATCAGTGCTGCTGATCCT GTTCGTGACCCTCCTCTGCCTCTACCTCCTGGGTGGGTTCCTGTACCAGCGGCTGGTACTGAAGGCAAAGGGCATCGACCAGTTCCCCAACCACTCCTTCTGGCAGGAG gaCGGCTGCGATCTTGTGTTCCGCTCCAAGTCGCGCTCCCCGCCCCCCTCGTACCGGGGCGTGGGCTCGCAGCCCCTGGGGGGGGCCGATGACGAGGAGGAGGACGAGAGGGACGAGCACCTGCTGCCCATGTGA
- the m6pr gene encoding cation-dependent mannose-6-phosphate receptor isoform X1 yields MVSCEPGVVSAQFKVVLEQREKVSDCFYLFEMDSSLACPRTVTKLSTGSVLLILFVTLLCLYLLGGFLYQRLVLKAKGIDQFPNHSFWQEVGNLTADGCDLVFRSKSRSPPPSYRGVGSQPLGGADDEEEDERDEHLLPM; encoded by the exons ATGGTTTCCTGCGAGCCCGGCGTGGTCTCG GCCCAGTTCAAGGTGGTCCTCGAACAGCGGGAGAAAGTCTCGGACTGCTTTTACCTTTTCGAGATGGACAGCAGCCTGGCCTGTCCCAGGACCGTCACGAAACTCAGCACCGGATCAGTGCTGCTGATCCT GTTCGTGACCCTCCTCTGCCTCTACCTCCTGGGTGGGTTCCTGTACCAGCGGCTGGTACTGAAGGCAAAGGGCATCGACCAGTTCCCCAACCACTCCTTCTGGCAGGAGGTGGGCAACTTGACCGCG gaCGGCTGCGATCTTGTGTTCCGCTCCAAGTCGCGCTCCCCGCCCCCCTCGTACCGGGGCGTGGGCTCGCAGCCCCTGGGGGGGGCCGATGACGAGGAGGAGGACGAGAGGGACGAGCACCTGCTGCCCATGTGA